In the Piscinibacter sp. XHJ-5 genome, one interval contains:
- a CDS encoding response regulator encodes MTEELTRIQVLCVDDHPIVRQGIQTLLSLEPDMALVAEAANGREAIQQFRAHRPDVTLMDLQMPGVNGLDAIGAIRAEFPHARIIVLTTFADDAQAQRALQAGASGYLLKNALHRELLDAIRAVHAGRKVLPSEGSFELAEQIAEEGLTPAEIGILRFIAQGNVYKEIARALGLSEETVESQVRGILSKLDAQDRAHAAMGDLHRGMVQTERDARHAAEAANRAKTEFLASMSHELRTPLNAVLGYAQLLTMDGGLSDRQARGLDVIHESGEHLLALVNDILDLARIEAGRTELNPEPVNLVNFLQTVVNLMHVKAREKRLTFVFDAGAGLPQAVLADERRLRQVLLNLIGNAIKFTDRGTVTLHASGEPKGPLHVLLHLDVEDTGVGMRPDDLKRIFQPFEQVGDARSRSAGTGLGLAITRALVNDMGGQVQVSSELGRGSRFGVELPLPVVEPAEAAVRKAPTVVRHRGPPRRVLVVDDVAANRALMWDFLTNAGFEVAQASDGNQMLVVARIFRPDLIVMDSVMPSVDGVEATRRLRRDAEFAAVPVIAVSASATAEHRVACLQAGVNVFLTKPVSLETLQAHIGEQLGLPRTVPPPGAD; translated from the coding sequence ATGACCGAAGAACTGACCCGCATCCAGGTTCTCTGCGTCGACGATCACCCGATCGTGCGACAGGGCATCCAGACGCTGCTCTCCTTGGAGCCGGACATGGCGCTCGTGGCCGAAGCGGCGAACGGCCGAGAGGCGATCCAGCAGTTCCGCGCGCACCGGCCCGACGTCACGCTCATGGATTTGCAGATGCCCGGGGTGAACGGGCTCGACGCCATCGGCGCGATCCGGGCCGAGTTCCCGCACGCGCGGATCATCGTGCTCACGACCTTTGCAGACGACGCCCAGGCGCAACGCGCATTGCAGGCTGGCGCCAGCGGCTACCTCTTGAAGAACGCACTGCACAGGGAACTGCTCGACGCCATACGCGCCGTGCACGCCGGCCGCAAGGTGCTTCCCTCGGAAGGCTCGTTCGAGCTGGCCGAGCAGATCGCGGAGGAGGGCCTCACGCCGGCAGAGATCGGCATCCTGCGGTTCATCGCGCAGGGCAACGTCTACAAGGAGATCGCCCGGGCGCTCGGGCTCAGCGAAGAGACGGTTGAAAGCCAGGTGCGAGGCATCCTCTCGAAGCTGGACGCGCAGGACCGTGCGCATGCCGCGATGGGCGACCTCCATCGGGGCATGGTCCAGACCGAGCGCGATGCCCGGCACGCCGCCGAAGCGGCCAACCGCGCGAAGACCGAGTTCCTCGCCAGCATGAGCCACGAGTTGCGCACGCCGCTGAATGCCGTGCTCGGCTATGCGCAGTTGCTGACCATGGACGGCGGCCTGAGCGATCGGCAAGCACGCGGCCTGGACGTCATTCACGAGAGCGGGGAGCACCTCCTGGCGCTTGTCAACGACATCCTCGACCTGGCACGGATCGAGGCAGGCCGCACGGAGCTGAACCCGGAGCCGGTGAACCTGGTGAACTTCCTGCAGACGGTGGTGAACCTGATGCACGTCAAGGCCCGCGAGAAGCGCCTGACTTTCGTTTTCGATGCCGGTGCAGGCTTGCCGCAGGCGGTTCTGGCCGACGAGCGCCGGCTGCGACAGGTGCTGCTGAACCTGATCGGCAACGCGATCAAGTTCACCGACCGGGGCACGGTCACGTTGCACGCCAGTGGCGAGCCGAAAGGCCCGTTGCACGTGCTGCTGCATCTGGACGTCGAGGACACCGGCGTCGGCATGCGTCCCGACGACCTGAAACGCATCTTCCAGCCCTTCGAGCAGGTGGGCGATGCGCGCAGCCGCAGCGCAGGCACCGGGCTGGGCCTCGCGATCACCCGCGCGCTGGTGAACGACATGGGCGGACAGGTGCAGGTGAGCAGCGAGCTCGGTCGCGGCTCCCGTTTCGGGGTGGAGCTGCCGTTGCCAGTGGTGGAGCCGGCGGAGGCCGCCGTCCGAAAGGCGCCCACCGTGGTGCGCCATCGCGGGCCGCCGCGGCGGGTCCTGGTGGTCGACGACGTGGCGGCGAACCGCGCGCTGATGTGGGACTTCCTCACCAACGCCGGATTCGAAGTCGCGCAGGCGAGCGATGGGAACCAGATGCTCGTGGTCGCGAGGATTTTCCGGCCGGACCTGATCGTGATGGACAGCGTGATGCCGTCGGTGGACGGCGTGGAGGCGACGCGCCGGCTGCGGCGGGATGCCGAATTCGCTGCGGTGCCCGTGATCGCCGTCTCGGCCTCGGCCACCGCCGAGCACCGTGTCGCCTGTCTGCAAGCCGGCGTCAACGTGTTCCTGACCAAGCCTGTGTCCCTGGAGACGCTGCAGGCGCACATCGGAGAGCAGCTCGGTCTGCCACGGACAGTCCCGCCTCCAGGCGCTGACTGA
- a CDS encoding DUF4440 domain-containing protein: MQRVRMLFLALSTSLSLIAPSAVVGAEVKSDVAAAYAAWDSAFKQGAKAIAAAYTTDAVLLPPSHEVATGPAAIEKFFAGVIGSGVSNHRLQVLEAGSSGQLVYAAARWSAEAKGSDGTVKSVGGLATHVFERGPGGQLKLKLHTFN, encoded by the coding sequence ATGCAACGGGTACGCATGCTCTTCCTGGCTCTTTCGACATCGCTTTCGCTCATCGCGCCGTCCGCAGTCGTCGGCGCGGAGGTGAAGTCCGACGTGGCGGCTGCCTATGCCGCTTGGGACAGCGCCTTCAAGCAAGGCGCCAAGGCCATCGCCGCCGCCTACACCACTGATGCCGTGCTGCTCCCGCCTTCGCACGAGGTGGCGACCGGTCCCGCGGCGATCGAGAAGTTCTTTGCCGGCGTCATCGGCAGCGGCGTCTCCAATCACCGGCTGCAAGTGCTGGAGGCAGGATCGAGCGGGCAACTGGTTTACGCCGCGGCGCGGTGGAGCGCCGAAGCCAAGGGCTCCGATGGCACGGTCAAGAGCGTGGGCGGCTTGGCGACCCATGTCTTCGAGCGCGGACCGGGCGGCCAGCTGAAACTGAAGCTGCACACCTTCAACTAG
- the pcaF gene encoding 3-oxoadipyl-CoA thiolase yields MTRHAFIFDAVRTPFGRYGGALSSVRADDLGAVPLAALMARHPKVDWQAVVDVIYGCANQAGEDNRNVARMSALLAGLPVEVPGSTVNRLCGSGLDALGTAARAIRSGDADLMIAGGVESMSRAPFVMPKAESAFSRSNRVEDTTIGWRFVNRLMKERYGVDSMPETAENVATDFNIEREAQDRMALASQRKALAAQQSGFFHAEIVPVTIPQKKGDPIVVAKDEHPRDTSLEALARLKGVVRPDGSVTAGNASGVNDGACALLLGDESAAARHGLVPRARLVAMATAGVPPRIMGMGPAPATRKVLALAGLTLDQLDVIELNEAFAAQGLAVLRELGLADDDARVNPNGGAIALGHPLGASGARLATTAINQLHDSGGRYALCTMCIGVGQGIAVVLERV; encoded by the coding sequence ATGACCCGCCACGCCTTCATCTTCGACGCCGTTCGCACACCCTTCGGCCGCTACGGCGGCGCGCTCTCCTCCGTGCGGGCCGACGACCTCGGCGCCGTGCCGCTGGCCGCGCTGATGGCACGCCACCCGAAGGTCGACTGGCAGGCCGTGGTGGACGTGATCTACGGCTGCGCCAACCAGGCCGGCGAGGACAACCGCAATGTCGCGCGCATGTCCGCGCTGCTGGCCGGACTGCCCGTCGAGGTTCCGGGCTCGACGGTCAACCGCCTCTGCGGCTCCGGACTCGACGCGCTGGGCACCGCAGCGCGGGCGATCCGGTCGGGCGATGCAGACCTGATGATCGCCGGCGGCGTGGAGAGCATGTCGCGGGCGCCTTTCGTGATGCCCAAGGCCGAGAGCGCGTTCTCCCGCAGCAACCGCGTCGAGGACACGACGATCGGCTGGCGCTTCGTCAACAGGCTGATGAAGGAGCGCTACGGCGTCGACTCGATGCCGGAGACGGCCGAGAACGTCGCGACGGACTTCAACATCGAACGCGAGGCGCAGGACCGCATGGCATTGGCATCGCAGCGCAAGGCGCTCGCGGCGCAGCAGAGCGGCTTCTTCCATGCCGAGATCGTGCCGGTCACGATCCCGCAGAAGAAGGGCGATCCGATCGTCGTCGCGAAGGACGAACATCCACGCGACACCAGCCTGGAGGCATTGGCCAGGCTCAAGGGCGTGGTGCGGCCGGATGGCAGCGTCACGGCGGGCAACGCATCGGGCGTGAACGACGGCGCTTGCGCGCTGCTGCTTGGTGACGAGAGCGCTGCAGCCAGGCATGGCCTCGTCCCGCGAGCGCGGCTCGTCGCGATGGCCACCGCGGGCGTGCCGCCGCGCATCATGGGCATGGGCCCGGCGCCTGCGACCCGCAAGGTGCTCGCGCTGGCCGGACTGACGCTCGATCAGCTGGACGTGATCGAACTCAACGAAGCCTTCGCGGCGCAAGGCCTGGCGGTGCTGCGCGAGCTCGGCCTTGCGGACGACGACGCGCGCGTGAACCCGAACGGCGGGGCCATCGCCCTCGGCCATCCGCTCGGCGCGTCGGGCGCGCGGCTGGCCACGACGGCCATCAACCAATTGCACGACAGCGGAGGGCGCTACGCGCTGTGCACGATGTGCATCGGCGTGGGCCAAGGCATCGCGGTGGTCCTCGAGCGGGTCTGA
- a CDS encoding MmgE/PrpD family protein → MSATEVLARYAARSSDETLSGHVLHHAKRAVVDWYASLYPGLDAPAVQALESVLADDLDRGAARLALGRAATPRAAALIQGTAAHAAEVDDSFRDAMYHPGAATIAAALAAAQSVGANGLAFLRGVVVGYEVSTRIGVAMGRSHYKYWHNTGTMGTFGAAAAAGVLLGLDEASFAHALAMAGTFAAGLQQAFRSEAMAKPLHAGRAAESGLLAAQLAARGVRSSLDILDGEGGLGQAMSKEADWSRLGATLGEDFHITRLTFKNHIGCGHAFPAVDGALELRRQHGFTHRDIDRIHLRVYQAALDIAPHVSPRNADQARFSLHYMVASALVHGSVRLSAFSPERLNDPATRELMQRLTKALDPEIDAGFPGRRAARVDVTLRDGRCFTHFQPDRKGDPELPLSDAELGEKLIELASPVIGADPARALLDRLWALDQSKELP, encoded by the coding sequence ATGTCCGCAACCGAAGTCTTGGCGCGCTACGCAGCGCGGTCTTCCGACGAAACGCTCTCCGGCCACGTGCTGCACCACGCGAAGCGCGCCGTCGTCGACTGGTACGCCTCGCTCTATCCCGGGCTCGATGCGCCCGCGGTGCAGGCTTTGGAATCGGTGCTTGCCGACGATCTGGACCGCGGTGCCGCACGCCTCGCGCTCGGGCGCGCCGCGACGCCGCGCGCTGCCGCACTGATCCAGGGCACGGCGGCACATGCCGCCGAGGTCGACGACAGCTTCCGCGACGCGATGTACCACCCTGGCGCGGCCACCATTGCTGCCGCGCTCGCGGCCGCGCAATCGGTGGGCGCGAACGGTTTGGCCTTCCTTCGCGGCGTCGTGGTCGGCTACGAGGTCTCCACGCGCATCGGCGTCGCCATGGGCCGCTCGCACTACAAGTACTGGCACAACACCGGAACGATGGGCACCTTCGGCGCGGCCGCCGCCGCCGGCGTACTGCTCGGCCTCGACGAGGCGTCGTTCGCCCATGCGCTCGCGATGGCCGGAACCTTCGCGGCCGGGCTGCAGCAGGCCTTCCGTTCGGAAGCGATGGCCAAGCCGCTGCACGCCGGTCGCGCCGCCGAGTCCGGGCTGCTGGCGGCGCAACTGGCCGCGCGCGGCGTGCGCAGTTCGCTCGACATCCTCGATGGCGAAGGCGGCCTGGGCCAGGCCATGAGCAAGGAGGCCGACTGGTCCCGGCTCGGCGCCACGCTGGGCGAAGACTTCCACATCACCCGGCTCACCTTCAAGAACCACATCGGCTGCGGCCACGCCTTTCCCGCCGTCGACGGCGCGCTCGAACTGCGCCGGCAGCACGGGTTCACCCACCGCGACATCGACCGCATCCACCTCCGTGTGTACCAGGCCGCCCTGGACATCGCACCCCATGTGAGCCCCCGCAACGCCGACCAGGCACGCTTCAGCCTGCACTACATGGTGGCCTCGGCCCTGGTGCACGGCAGCGTGCGGCTGTCCGCGTTCAGCCCCGAGCGGCTGAACGATCCCGCGACCCGCGAACTGATGCAGCGCCTGACGAAGGCGCTAGACCCCGAGATCGACGCCGGCTTCCCCGGCCGCCGCGCCGCGCGCGTCGACGTCACGCTGCGCGACGGACGCTGTTTCACCCACTTCCAGCCCGACCGCAAGGGCGACCCCGAACTTCCCCTGTCCGACGCCGAGCTCGGCGAGAAGCTGATCGAACTCGCGTCCCCGGTGATCGGGGCCGATCCGGCGCGCGCACTGCTCGACAGGCTGTGGGCGCTGGACCAGAGCAAGGAGCTGCCATGA
- a CDS encoding acetate--CoA ligase family protein yields MDSITRLLEPRSVAVIGASADAAKTAGRPVSYLVKHGFAGAIYPVNPKVERIGELTCYRDVASLPEAPDVGIVLLGAERAHLAVRELAARGTAAAIVLASGYTETGEVGAQRQKQLIEAAGAMRILGPNTIGLVNLTNNIVLSATGALEMEHFPVGGIGVVSQSGGILGALLSRAAARGIGLSKLISTSNEVDLELADFIDHLADDPQTQVIALYIETVRNPARFRAAALKAARHGKPVVAFKIGRSEAGAKAAVSHTGALAGADRMYDALFKQVGVIRAQTFADLLDIPAALSTGRKLRGNRVAILTSTGGAGTLVSDDLGMAGFDTPAPDAATAEALRALQTGDHAVLDRNPIDVTLAGLKPDLLRGAIEVLLKSDSYDALTIIVGSSSLANPTLLVGPIRDCLPHSDKPVIAYVSPHAPEVGALLTQAGVPAFAAAESCTAALGAMLKHGRFEAPAEPAHAQAEVSVQDYPSGSLDEAQAKQLFARFGVPCAPERIVTSPAEAEAAARELGGRVVLKILSSQIAHKTEVGGVAIGLTPETVGARLTAMAADVEARAGVRPQRFLVQEMVGGGTELILGMHRDALGTAILLGMGGITAELFKDTTMRLLPAQGGLSRADALAMAQELKTWPLLDGFRGRPKADVDALVDAIVAFSQMTAQLGDRLVEAEANPVFVLPQGQGVRAADGVVVLA; encoded by the coding sequence ATGGACTCCATCACCCGACTCCTGGAGCCGCGCAGCGTCGCGGTGATCGGCGCATCCGCCGACGCGGCCAAGACCGCGGGCCGGCCGGTCTCGTACCTGGTCAAGCACGGCTTCGCGGGCGCCATCTATCCGGTCAACCCCAAGGTCGAGCGCATCGGCGAACTCACCTGCTACCGCGACGTGGCGTCGCTGCCCGAGGCCCCCGACGTCGGCATCGTCCTGCTCGGCGCCGAGCGCGCGCATCTCGCGGTTCGCGAGCTCGCCGCACGCGGCACGGCGGCGGCAATCGTGCTGGCCAGCGGCTACACCGAGACCGGCGAGGTCGGCGCGCAGCGCCAGAAGCAGCTCATCGAGGCAGCGGGTGCCATGCGCATCCTCGGCCCCAATACGATCGGTCTGGTGAATCTCACCAACAACATCGTGCTGTCGGCGACCGGCGCGCTCGAGATGGAGCACTTCCCGGTCGGCGGCATCGGCGTCGTGTCGCAAAGCGGCGGCATCCTCGGCGCGCTGCTGTCGCGCGCGGCGGCGCGCGGCATCGGGTTGTCGAAGCTGATCTCGACGAGCAACGAGGTGGATCTCGAGCTCGCCGACTTCATCGATCATCTCGCCGACGACCCGCAGACCCAGGTCATCGCGCTGTACATCGAGACGGTGCGCAACCCGGCCAGGTTCCGCGCCGCGGCGCTGAAGGCCGCACGCCATGGCAAGCCGGTGGTCGCGTTCAAGATCGGCCGCTCGGAAGCCGGTGCCAAGGCCGCCGTGTCGCACACCGGCGCCCTGGCCGGCGCCGACCGGATGTACGACGCGCTCTTCAAGCAGGTCGGCGTGATCCGCGCGCAGACCTTCGCCGACCTCCTCGACATCCCCGCCGCGCTGTCCACGGGGCGCAAGTTGCGCGGCAACCGCGTCGCGATCCTCACGTCCACGGGCGGCGCCGGCACGCTGGTGTCCGACGACCTCGGCATGGCCGGCTTCGACACGCCGGCGCCGGACGCGGCGACCGCCGAAGCGCTTCGCGCCCTGCAGACCGGCGACCACGCCGTGCTCGACCGCAACCCGATCGACGTGACGCTCGCGGGCCTGAAGCCCGACCTGCTGCGCGGCGCGATCGAGGTGCTGCTGAAGAGCGACAGCTACGACGCGCTGACCATCATCGTCGGGTCGTCGAGCCTGGCCAATCCGACGCTGCTGGTCGGTCCGATCCGGGATTGCCTTCCCCATTCGGACAAGCCCGTCATCGCCTACGTGAGCCCGCACGCACCGGAGGTGGGGGCGCTGCTGACGCAGGCCGGCGTTCCGGCGTTCGCGGCAGCCGAGAGCTGCACCGCGGCGCTGGGTGCGATGCTGAAGCATGGCCGCTTCGAAGCGCCAGCCGAACCTGCGCACGCACAGGCCGAGGTCAGCGTCCAGGACTACCCGTCCGGCTCGCTCGACGAGGCGCAGGCGAAGCAGCTCTTCGCCCGCTTCGGCGTGCCGTGCGCACCGGAGCGCATCGTGACGTCGCCGGCAGAGGCCGAGGCGGCAGCGCGCGAGCTCGGCGGCCGCGTGGTGCTGAAGATCCTGTCGTCGCAGATCGCGCACAAGACCGAGGTCGGCGGCGTCGCGATCGGCCTGACGCCCGAGACGGTCGGCGCACGCCTGACCGCCATGGCCGCCGATGTCGAAGCCAGAGCGGGTGTGCGCCCGCAGCGCTTCCTCGTGCAGGAGATGGTCGGCGGCGGCACCGAGCTCATCCTCGGCATGCACCGCGACGCGCTCGGCACGGCGATCCTGCTGGGAATGGGCGGCATCACGGCGGAACTGTTCAAGGACACGACGATGCGACTGCTGCCCGCGCAAGGCGGCCTGAGCCGAGCCGACGCGCTCGCGATGGCGCAGGAACTGAAGACCTGGCCGCTGCTCGACGGCTTCCGCGGCCGTCCCAAGGCCGATGTCGATGCGCTGGTCGACGCGATCGTCGCGTTCTCGCAGATGACCGCGCAGCTCGGCGATCGGCTGGTCGAGGCGGAGGCCAACCCGGTGTTCGTGCTGCCGCAGGGGCAGGGCGTGCGCGCGGCCGACGGCGTGGTCGTGCTCGCCTGA
- a CDS encoding enoyl-CoA hydratase/isomerase family protein, whose amino-acid sequence MSLTLIDLKVENSIATITLNRPDKRNAMSDAMRTQFIDALEHVAADKGIKAVVLTGAGKGFCAGGDIAGMEKRMNAPAGEVGFNGWHRQQRVHHTQALLHTMPKPVIAAVNGAASGLGADTALACDFIIASEWASFAWSYIHRGIVPDGGGMYFLPRRVGLPRAKELIFTGRKVDVDEAVSLGIVDRKTSAATLVADAQAWAAELGKGSATALALTKTILNQSFELSTHDVFAQGSQAQGICYTSTEHRESVMSFLAKASAPANKE is encoded by the coding sequence ATGAGCTTGACGCTGATCGACCTGAAGGTCGAGAACTCGATCGCGACGATCACCCTCAACCGCCCGGACAAGCGCAACGCGATGAGCGACGCCATGCGCACCCAGTTCATCGACGCGCTCGAGCACGTCGCTGCCGACAAGGGCATCAAGGCCGTCGTGCTGACCGGCGCGGGCAAGGGCTTCTGCGCGGGCGGCGACATTGCCGGAATGGAAAAGCGCATGAACGCGCCGGCCGGTGAGGTCGGCTTCAACGGCTGGCACCGCCAGCAGCGCGTGCACCACACGCAGGCGCTGCTGCACACGATGCCCAAGCCGGTGATCGCCGCCGTCAACGGCGCTGCGTCCGGCCTCGGTGCCGACACCGCGCTGGCATGCGACTTCATCATTGCCAGCGAGTGGGCCAGCTTCGCCTGGTCGTACATCCATCGCGGGATCGTTCCGGACGGCGGCGGCATGTACTTCCTGCCGCGCCGCGTCGGCCTGCCGAGGGCGAAGGAACTCATCTTCACGGGTCGCAAGGTCGATGTCGACGAAGCCGTCTCGCTGGGCATCGTCGATCGCAAGACCTCGGCCGCGACGCTCGTCGCCGACGCGCAGGCCTGGGCCGCCGAACTCGGCAAGGGGTCCGCCACGGCACTTGCCCTCACCAAGACGATCCTGAACCAGAGCTTCGAGCTCTCCACTCACGACGTGTTCGCTCAAGGCAGCCAAGCCCAGGGCATCTGCTACACGAGCACGGAACACCGCGAGTCGGTGATGTCCTTCCTGGCGAAGGCCTCCGCACCCGCCAACAAGGAATGA
- a CDS encoding tripartite tricarboxylate transporter substrate binding protein, protein MLAATPSFAAYPDKPIRLVVPFAAGGGTDLIARTLGAGMSTELGQQVVVDNKPGAGTIIGTDAVAKSAPDGYSIVIATFAHAINPSLQPKLPYAHDKAFAPITLIGKGPNVLVVRADSPYKTVNDIVEAARARPGKLTYASQGNGTSAHLAGEMFNNLAKVQMIHVPYRGAGPAITDLLGGQVDMIFGTAAAVSTFVDGGKLRAIAVTTTQASPSYKGVPTVAETVPGYAVESWYGLYAPAGTPADVIARLNAAAKKAAQNPDFVKKVEHEGLVVTATDPAELDRYVKAEEARWRKIVKENNIKAD, encoded by the coding sequence ATGCTGGCCGCAACCCCGTCCTTCGCGGCCTACCCCGACAAGCCCATCCGACTGGTCGTCCCGTTCGCAGCGGGCGGCGGCACCGACCTCATCGCGCGCACGCTCGGCGCCGGCATGTCGACCGAACTGGGCCAGCAGGTCGTCGTCGACAACAAGCCCGGCGCCGGCACGATCATCGGCACCGACGCCGTCGCGAAGAGCGCGCCCGACGGCTACAGCATCGTCATCGCGACGTTCGCGCATGCGATCAACCCCAGCCTGCAGCCCAAGCTGCCGTACGCGCACGACAAGGCGTTCGCGCCGATCACGCTGATCGGCAAGGGGCCGAACGTGCTCGTCGTCCGCGCCGACAGCCCGTACAAGACCGTCAACGACATCGTCGAGGCCGCGCGCGCCAGGCCCGGCAAGCTGACCTACGCGTCGCAGGGAAACGGCACCTCGGCGCACCTGGCCGGCGAGATGTTCAACAACCTCGCGAAGGTCCAGATGATCCACGTGCCGTACCGCGGTGCCGGGCCGGCCATCACCGACCTGCTCGGCGGCCAGGTGGACATGATCTTCGGCACCGCGGCCGCGGTCTCGACCTTCGTCGATGGCGGCAAGCTGCGCGCGATTGCCGTGACCACGACGCAAGCGTCGCCGTCCTACAAGGGCGTGCCCACCGTCGCCGAGACGGTACCCGGCTACGCGGTCGAGAGCTGGTATGGCCTCTATGCGCCGGCCGGCACGCCGGCCGACGTGATCGCCAGGCTGAACGCCGCCGCGAAGAAGGCAGCCCAGAACCCCGACTTCGTCAAGAAGGTCGAGCACGAGGGTCTCGTCGTCACCGCCACCGACCCCGCGGAACTCGACCGCTACGTCAAGGCCGAGGAGGCGCGTTGGCGAAAGATCGTCAAGGAAAACAACATCAAGGCCGACTGA
- a CDS encoding IclR family transcriptional regulator, with product MTTHSTSPFADKPGNSPANRSLERGIEILRAFRPGSDLLGNGELAERTGLSRATVSRLTQTLVGVGMLQQEPSRKGYRLAPAVLSLAHAMRSASSVLQIAAPLMRALAESKRINVGLAAPDRDEMVYLESIRYSRRVAFRNVVSGQRVPMELTSLGRAYLAAATEPRRRALLALFKKRRGPQWPALSREIDGAMAMVNDRGFCAASWQPEVVALAAPLQAADAMYSLNVSVSSGETMAEVIDALSEPLLALRQEILVAVALHDDA from the coding sequence ATGACCACCCACTCGACAAGTCCATTCGCGGACAAGCCCGGCAATTCGCCAGCCAATCGCTCGCTGGAGCGCGGGATCGAGATCCTGCGTGCGTTCCGACCCGGCTCCGATCTATTGGGCAACGGGGAACTTGCCGAACGCACGGGGCTGTCCAGGGCCACCGTCAGTCGCCTGACCCAGACCCTCGTCGGCGTCGGCATGCTGCAGCAGGAGCCCTCCCGCAAGGGCTATCGGCTGGCGCCGGCGGTGTTGAGCCTTGCGCATGCGATGCGCTCGGCATCGAGCGTTCTGCAGATCGCTGCGCCGCTGATGCGGGCGTTGGCCGAGAGCAAGCGCATCAACGTCGGCCTGGCAGCACCGGACCGGGACGAGATGGTCTACCTGGAATCGATCCGGTACAGCCGTCGCGTGGCCTTCCGCAACGTCGTGTCCGGCCAGCGCGTGCCGATGGAGCTGACATCGCTCGGCAGGGCCTACCTGGCAGCAGCAACCGAGCCGAGGCGCAGGGCGCTTCTCGCGCTGTTCAAGAAGCGGCGAGGTCCGCAGTGGCCGGCGCTTTCCCGCGAGATCGATGGCGCGATGGCGATGGTGAACGATCGTGGTTTCTGCGCCGCCTCCTGGCAGCCGGAGGTCGTGGCACTCGCGGCGCCGCTGCAGGCTGCCGACGCGATGTACTCGCTCAATGTCAGCGTCTCCTCAGGCGAGACGATGGCGGAGGTGATCGACGCGCTGTCGGAGCCGCTGCTCGCGCTGAGGCAGGAGATTCTCGTGGCGGTCGCCTTGCACGACGACGCTTGA